GGACCAAACAAACCCACTCCACAGCGGCACTAGGATCGTCTGATAACAGAGTGGGCTCCTCCATCTCCTCTCCGTTGGGCTCGGAGTCTTCTTAATTCTTCTTCAAGTCAAGCTGACTTGGCTTTCTCTTCCGCTAGCATTTTATCTGAATCCTGCTTCTGCCTCTTGAGACTACTCTCTGATCTTTGTAACTGTAGACACTCTTGTTGCTTGCGATGCAAATCTTCCTTTAGCAACTCATAAGGGCGCCTCTGGACACCTGCCTGACTTGAACTTGCGCCTTCGACTTGCTTGAGCTGGTGCATCAACCTCATCTTTGCATCTCTTTCTTCAAATAATTTCAAGTTGGTCTCTTGTCCCCTTTCGTGCAACCTGTAGTTAGTGACCAAAGCATTCTTGTAAAGTTCTGTTGGCACAGAGTCAGATAGAAtcaaaggaggttgcttttgaagtGGTGCAACCCTATCATATGGCAGCAACAAGTTTCTAACCCGCTTTTCAATCCACTTAACATACGGTGTCAGAGCAAGCGATTCTTTCTTCCCTAAATGAGCTCCATAATGCTTACGGATCTTCTTCCAAGCCACAAttatcctctttaacttttctggATCCGACCTTTTCTAAAAATAGACCGTATCCGCTACCAAGTGATCAGCCGACTTGTCTTTCAAGGTATACCCCAATTGACGCAAGGATACCACAGGATTATAATTGATGCAACCTCTAGTACCAACCAAAGGAACATTATCAAACTCACCGCATCCAACAATCACCTCAGAAACATTGATCCGGTATTTTTGCCACTGAATATCATAAGAAGTAAGTGACATAATCCTGTGGGTCCACTTGAGCGTCTCCCTTGTCTTCACAAAAGGTCCTTTGCTGGGTAACAAAGAGAGGAACCAGATGAACAACAACTGCAGGCAACAAGTGATGGCACCACCACCTTTCTCATATCGGGAATGAACGGCATAATAAGTATCGGCCAACAATGTAGGAATAGGATTCTTTCCCATGAAGATGTGTACCGCGGCCGAGTCTACAAAATTGGGAACATTCGGGAACATCACAATCCCATAAATGGCCACAGCAAGCAATGCATTGTATGTGTTCCAATTCTTTTTCTCAAATTCCTCTTTAGCTTTTCTGACCAAGAACTTCAAAGAGAACCCCGAGACACCTCCATTCGACTTCCAATCATCAGATACTTcttttatgctcaaataaagagcagcagCGATCGACTTGAAATTCACTTCCTTAGGAACGTCGATGAATGGCACTTCGTCTTTTATCTTGAGATTAAGAATGATAGAGTACTCTTCCAATGTCGGAGCCAACTGGTAATCCTGGAACGTAAAACACCTCATTTCAGGATCATAAAATTGCATCAAAGTTTGCAAAGCAGGCGTCTCAACCACGGTTTCCAACAAAGTCAAAATATTCCCATAGTTGTCCGTGAAACTCTTCAAACAGAAAGCGGTCATTAACGAACTCAAACCCTCTAATACGGTCAACGGCTCTCGGAAGAAGCTGTAGGTGTGCGTATGTCTCTTTGCTTCCTTGACAGTATCAACTGGAATGTCCATCTTCAACTTGAGTGAACTCTTGAATGTCCCTGAAAaatatgacatgcaaatgcttgttatacatatatatttttcttgcgtttcttttggaaataaatatgctatgatgcaaagtggtgggacttaTTGCCGCCCACTGGGCActctggactgccggtaacacacatagtatAAAGCCAAAAGTTCGgccccaaatggtataccacacggaacacggaatatcaatccacggaaccagagcccatagtcaataacacactggagtagaacacagattaccactcgaacaagaaacatagtaccccacgaacaggaaccaatagcaCACTCGTACGagaacaacggtaacccacgaacgagaacagcggtaacccacaaacgagaacagcggtaacccacaaaCGAGAAcaacggtcaccaacaatgtacctgttatatgatcattgattcccgccccactcacgggtaaaatctaggccaaggtaaggtcatgaaacgcagtatacggttcgcccgaaggtaagcatcatcacagcgcggatgcgggtgaggataatacctccgtttgaaaccactactctgctcggggtcacataatccatcccgagacgtgcacctcgagacaaaccatgctcccactctatcctagggttcctatgattcacacatagcctgggtattgggccttttacctcttgaaacacccacccacagatagaaatccagacaatccagaatatgatgcagaaaagtaaagcgCAAATAGAATGctatgcaaacaggtaaatatgcaaagcagtaaagcacccaaagataa
This DNA window, taken from Vicia villosa cultivar HV-30 ecotype Madison, WI unplaced genomic scaffold, Vvil1.0 ctg.001059F_1_1, whole genome shotgun sequence, encodes the following:
- the LOC131632985 gene encoding uncharacterized protein LOC131632985, which translates into the protein MDIPVDTVKEAKRHTHTYSFFREPLTVLEGLSSLMTAFCLKSFTDNYGNILTLLETVVETPALQTLMQFYDPEMRCFTFQDYQLAPTLEEYSIILNLKIKDEVPFIDVPKEVNFKSIAAALYLSIKEVSDDWKSNGGVSGFSLKFLVRKAKEEFEKKNWNTYNALLAVAIYGIVMFPNVPNFVDSAAVHIFMGKNPIPTLLADTYYAVHSRYEKGGGAITCCLQLLFIWFLSLLPSKGPFVKTRETLKWTHRIMSLTSYDIQWQKYRINVSEVIVGCGEFDNVPLKRSDPEKLKRIIVAWKKIRKHYGAHLGKKESLALTPYVKWIEKRVRNLLLPYDRVAPLQKQPPLILSDSVPTELYKNALVTNYRLHERGQETNLKLFEERDAKMRLMHQLKQVEGASSSQAGVQRRPYELLKEDLHRKQQECLQLQRSESSLKRQKQDSDKMLAEEKAKSA